A single window of Gopherus flavomarginatus isolate rGopFla2 chromosome 15, rGopFla2.mat.asm, whole genome shotgun sequence DNA harbors:
- the LOC127035017 gene encoding solute carrier family 2, facilitated glucose transporter member 11-like — protein sequence MRAALKIQYRRLFQMMLVLGIGGTLLPGFHISVINYPSMHIKMFINKTWLERYGSPLHQETITLLWSLIVSIYCVGGLLGCLCSGYLVVKYGKKKCLLCNNMLIMVAALHMGFSKTAKSFEMILIGRFLYGISAGVCLNAHSQYLGEISPKKLRGFANTNALVFLTLGKVLGQIMGLREFLGTESLWPLLLAVCGIAAFVQLVSLPFFPESPPYLLIQKEDTEGCLKAMKQLWGEGDHQAEFDDMMKEKAAMKSIKTMSVLEVMKEPTLRRQLCIMHLLMMSIQLCGLNAIYFYTFEVFRTARLDEDLIPYIALGVGICEFFSNILCSSIIDRFGRRMLLWGGYGLMAGMLAFLVTALSLQNQFSWMAYCSVVFIFLFIISYGIGPSGAVMSVIMEIFNQSARSSAFVIAGTTAWMGFIVIGMIFPFIVEALGPFCFLIFVGVLVISGIFFYLFLPETKGKSIMEITEEFSTIHFGKKRLPTAGKNSPLEHTFCTKF from the exons ATTCAGTATCGGAGGCTATTTCAAATGATGCTTGTGCTGGGAATTGGTGGAACCCTTTTACCAGGTTTTCATATTTCTGTGATCAACTACCCTTCCATG CACATTAAGATGTTTATCAACAAAACCTGGCTGGAGCGATATGGCTCTCCCCTCCATCAGGAGACCATTACGTTGCTGTGGTCCCTCATTGTGTCTATCTACTGTGTAGGGGGACTACTGGGGTGTCTGTGTAGTGGATACCTGGTTGTGAAATATGGAAA AAAGAAATGTCTGTTGTGCAACAATATGCTCATAATGGTAGCAGCCTTGCACATGGGCTTCAGTAAGACCGCCAAGTCTTTTGAGATGATTCTGATTGGACGCTTCCTCTATGGCATCAGTGCAG GTGTATGTTTGAATGCACATAGTCAATACCTAGGAGAAATTTCACCAAAGAAACTGCGTGGATTTGCAAACACCAATGCTCTTGTGTTTTTGACACTAGGAAAAGTTTTAGGACAAATTATGGGATTAAG AGAGTTTTTAGGAACTGAATCCTTGTGGCCTTTGCTGTTGGCCGTATGTGGAATTGCAGCATTTGTCCAGCTGGTCTCTTTGCCATTCTTCCCTGAGTCCCCCCCGTACCTTTTGATACAAAAGGAAGACACTGAAGGTTGTTTGAAAG CCATGAAGCAGCTCTGGGGTGAAGGGGATCATCAAGCAGAGTTTGATGACATGATGAAGGAGAAGGCAGCAATGAAAAGCATCAAAACCATGAGTGTCCTGGAAGTGATGAAAGAACCAACCTTGCGTCGGCAGTTGTGTATAATGCATCTCCTTATGATGAGTATACAGCTTTGTGGCTTGAATGCA ATCTACTTTTATACCTTTGAAGTGTTCCGCACAGCCAGGTTGGATGAAGACCTTATTCCATATATAGCCTTAGGAGTTGGGATCTGTGAATTCTTCTCGAACATCCTGTGT AGCTCCATCATTGACCGGTTTGGCAGGCGGATGCTCTTATGGGGTGGTTATGGGTTGATGGCAGGGATGCTGGCATTCCTAGTAACAGCTCTCTCACTGCAG AATCAATTCTCCTGGATGGCCTACTGCAGTGTTGTTTTCATATTCTTGTTCATTATCTCCTATGGAATTGGACCAT CTGGGGCAGTCATGTCTGTCATAATGGAAATCTTCAACCAGTCAGCCCGATCATCTGCCTTTGTGATTGCTGGGACCACTGCCTGGATGGGCTTCATTGTAATTGGGATGATATTCCCCTTCATTGTG GAGGCCCTCGGTCCCTTCTGCTTCCTCATCTTTGTGGGCGTTCTTGTCATCTCAGGGATTTTTTTCTACCTGTTCCTTCCAGAGacaaaggggaagtcaatcatggAAATCACAGAAGAGTTCAGTACAATACATTTTGGGAAGAAACGTCTACCAACTGCGGGGAAGAATTCCCCTCTGGAACACACCTTCTGCACCAAGTTCTGA